Below is a window of Bacilli bacterium PM5-9 DNA.
TTAATAATAACAATATAAAAAAAGTATCTCCTATGTGTTTAATAAACTTAGAATGCATTGTAGTACTTTACCATTATCTTATATTAATTATAATAAAGGGATTACCAAATTCTTTTTGCCATTTTAAAATGAATAACAATAAACTATCTTATTTTATATATAGGCAATCCTTTTGGCAATCTTCCATACTGGTTTTTAATTTTACATAATCAAATTACTTACATGCAAATGCCTTTAAAACGCTATATTTCAACCATATTGACTTTAAACAACTCAACTAATGATTTTCCCTTCACCCGCTCCAATTAGAATTTAAAGTTCCTTCTTTGGAACTTTTTTTATTTCAAGTAATTGTTTATTAATAAATAGTTATTTATAGATAGAAAATAATTTTCTTAAATCAGCAAATATATTTCATGAAAAATATTTATGTAGTAGTTTTTTAATTATTACTTATGTTATACTTATTAAGTAAATAAAGGTCCCCGTAGCTCAGCTGGATAGAGCAATTGCCTCCTAAGCAATAGGTCGCACGTTCAAATCGTGTCGGGGACGCCATTAAAAAATACAAACCTAGTCAAAATTGACTAGGCTTTTTTATTTATATATTTTCTTACCAATAATAATATCAGCAGCAACTGTTACCTTATTAATATCAAGATTTAATTTATCATCAACATCTAAATTAAACATAAGCGGTGTCATATTAATAAGATTAGTAACTTGTTTTTCATTTACTTTAAAAATATTTATTATCTCTTTAGTATGAATTATTTCGAAATTATTTTTAAAGTGTTCAATAATTTTTTCATTTGAATATTCTTTACTATTACTATATTTTCTTATCTCTTTAAAATGCTCTTGCCTAGGCACTACTTTAATTAAATAACCATCAGTTTTTAAAATACGATTAAATTCTAAATAATTTGCAGGCGAAAAAATATTTAAAACAACATCAATACTATTATCTAATAAAGGTACATTAGCAATATCACCAACAATCCAATAAGGAATATTGCTTGATTTACTAGCATTTATAATCGCATCTTTTGCATAATCTAAAGCATAAATTTGATAGTTAGTATTATTTGATAATTCTAAAGCATAGTATCCCTCTCCACAACCTAAATCAGCAAGAATAAGTTCACTTTTATCAATTAATTTTAAACATTCAATAATTCCATTAAGAACATACTTATAAAAGCCTTGATTATTAATTTCACTACGGTTTTCAAAAAAAACTTTATTATATACATTATTTTCTTTAGCATTTAAAACAAAATTAACATATCCTTTTGCTGCAATATCATAACTATGATTATTCTGACATTTTAATACTCCATTATGATATGTTAATTTTTCTTGACACTTTATACATTTTAAGCTTTTTGCATTTTCAAACTTTTTTATTTTTTTATTCACTTTATCACCCACCAAGTTAATCCATCTTATTATAGCTATATTTTAAACAGAAGTAAAATAACAACAATTAAGCAGTATTTCATATGTTTTTTTATTGCTTTTCTTTTGAAAAAACATTATAATATAGGTGGACAAATTTTATGAAATTAACCAGAAAAAGACATCATGTGCGATGTCTTTTTCATTTGTGGAGGACAAATTTATGAAAGTTTAGTTTACTCTAGTAATTCTAAAAATAAACTAACTAACAATATTAGCAATATATTTATTAATATTATTATAGCTTTGTTCATAGGCTAATTCACTTTCATTGTATTATGTCCTTATTTAATATGATCATCTTTTATCCTCCATGGAGAAAATTATTCTCCATTACATAATTAACTGAAAATTTGTTTTTTCCTATTATAATTAAAAAAAAGCAAGAATTTCTTTATTAGAAACCTTGCTTTAAAAGTTAATTCTTTTTATAAAAAGTTATATAATAATTAATTGCAAAACCAATAAAACAGATAAGTGAAATATAACCATAGAATGGATAAATAATACCAATTAACTGAGTAAATCCAATTTTTGAACCAAATAGTGCTACAACACACATTACAGCAATAAAAATAAAGTTATATTTCTTGTTATAAAAATTGAAATTTTCAACTCTTTTTACAATACTAAACATCAAACCAATATTTGTTGAGAAAATAGCAAGAATCATTAGTATTACATATAGATATCCCGCTGTTGTTGAAACCATTTGAGCTAGAGTAATCATTGGCATTGAAGCTTCCTTAATTGCACTATAGTTTGTTACCATTGCTATAACAATAATTAACGCTAGACCACTAGTTGCTACTGCTCCACCAATTGCACCTTTGATTAAAACTTTATTATCTTTTGCATAACGCCCAATTGCTGCAATAATTCCAAAGCATGCAAAGGTATTATAAAATACAAATTCTACTGCCTTTTTCAACCATGTGATACCAGTTGCATCAGGATTAGCATTTTCAACAATATTTTCTACAATATTCCCAGTTGAATTAGCAACCACTGGACTAACAACTACAATAATAGCAATCGCAATTACTCCAACAACTAGAACTGGTACTGAGATATTAAATCCTTTTTGAACACCTTCAATTCCAAAGAAAACAACTGCACCTGTTACAAATAAAATAATTGCTGCACCTGCCATAACAGGAATATCAAATGTTTCATTTAAAACTGATCCTGCACCTGCACCCATTACTACTAAAACACAGAAATAGAATGTCAAAGTCGCCACATCTGCTAAAGTCATTAGAACTTTTTTAATAGCTTCATTTTTAATTGGTACCATCAATTCAGCATAGTTATCTGAATCTTTTGCTTTAGCAAGTTTCATTACTACATATGCATACACTGCAAATAATATTGCCGAAACAACAGCTCCAGCTATTCCCATTAATCCAAAATCACCAAAGAACTGCATTAGTTCTTGTCCTGAAGCAAACCCTGCTCCTGTTATCGTTCCTACAAAAGCCATTGCTATTGTAAAAGCACTCGTTTTTTTAATACTCATTTTCTTTTCCTCCTATTTTTTACCATCCCTTGATAACGTTCAATACATCATCAGGAATTTCATTGTTTTTATAATCAGACATTGCTTCATCAATAATTGAAACAGCCTCTTTTATTTCTTCCATCGTAATTACTAATGGTGGTTGCACTCTTAAAACATTACCATCAACTGTAATTAAGATTACACCCTTTTCCCATGCTCGATAAATTATTTTTGCTGCAGCTTCATCGTTTGACTCTTTGCTATCTTTGTCTTTAACAAGCTCAACTCCAATGCTTAGACCCATTCCTCTAACATCACCAACAAAATCATATTTATCTTTTAATTCATTTAATAATTCTTTTAAATATTCACCCTTTTTATTAACGCTTTCTTCAAATTCAGGTGTATTAATTGTATCAATCGTTGCAATAGCACTAGCGCAACTTACATGATTACCCGAAAAAGTAAAGACATGCGCTGGTGCACCAAGACTATCAATAACTTCAGCTCGACCAACTACTGCTGAAATTGGCATTCCACCACCCATTGGTTTAGCTAGAACAATTAAATCTGGAACAACATCAAATTGTTCTATTGAAAACATTTTTCCAGTACGCATATAACCATGTTGAACTTCTTCACTTATTAAAAGAATTCCATGTTCTTTACAAAGTGCTGCTAAGTCTTGAACAAACTCTTTTGGTGGGACAATTATCCCTGCATCACCTTGAATAGGTTCTAAAATAATTGCTGCAACTTCTTCAGGTGGACAGTAAGTTTTAAATGCTTTTTTGATTCTTTCAATACATCTTTTTCCATCATCATCACCATTATGATATGTGTTTGGAAAATCAAAAACATGAACATCTGGCATCACCGGACCTATTTTTCTTCTCATATTTAATGAGATATGAGTTAATGATAATGATCCATAAGTTGATCCATGATATGCACCATCAAAAGCAATAATTTTGCTTCTACCTGTATATCCCCTTGCGAATTTAATCGCTCCATCATTTGCATCTGAACCAGTTAACCCAAAACATATTTTCTTTTCAAAATCTCCTGGTGTAGCTGCAATTACTTTCTCAGCTAATTCAATAGCTTTCTCATTATAAAAATATGCAGTTGTATAATGAGTAAACTTACTTATTGATTCTTCAATTGCTTTTATTACATTAGGGTGAGAGTGTCCTAAATTTAAACTAGCTGCACTTGATAATAAATCAATAAATTTATTGCCATCAACATCATAAACTGTTGAACCAATACCTTTTTCAATTACAAATGGATAGTATTTTATTTTTCCACATACTCCCATTACTTTACTATCTCTGTTTACTAACTCATTTGCTTTTTGTAATTTCATTATTAAACCTCCTCCAAAAATAAAAAACTTTCAAACTATCCTCATGAAATAGTCTGAAAGTTAATTTCATATATTACTATTCAATGAAGATACAGAAAATAGAACTTCATTGAATTAAATTGTTCAATTAAAGTTCTTCATCAAATAATAATAATAATAGTTCAAATGGTTTTCTATATGTCATTTGAATCACTCCTTGTTTGAAAGATGTTTTAATTTTACTATTTTTACACATGCGTGTCAATAACTTTTTTTATTTTTTTTGTTTTACTGGTAACTTTAATTAAAAAATAGTGTATTTTTTCAAAAAAAATCGTTCTTTATAGAGTAAATCAATAGAAAATAAATAGTTTTTTATAAAAACACTTTATTATCATTAATTGCATTTTTCTATAAAATTGACTATAAAAATAAATATTGTTAAAATGATTGTAGTGAAGTTTTAAAAAAATGGAGATGATTTTATGAAAAAAAGTTTTTTTAGTTTAATAGTTTTTAGCATACTTACAAGTATAAATATAAATGCAAGTAACATATATGAGCCAATAGGAAAAAATGTTGATTTTGAAACACATAATAAAATTAAATATGGAGATCCCAATTTTATTAAAGTAAAAAGCACTATCACAAATGATGAAATTATTGAATATGCAAAAGCACCTAGTGATATTAAATATCAATATAATAGATTAGCTAAAATTACTAATACATATAAATATATGCGTTATAATACTTCTAATCTTAGCCCAAAAGGAGTTGTAGTCCATGCTACTGCTGGTGGTGCAAAAGATAATATCAACAATGAAATTAGTTATATGAGTAATAATTGGAAAAATGCCTTTGTTCACAATTTTAGTGATGATGATGAAATCATTGAGGTTCATAATCCACAATATGCAGCTTGGGGAGCTGGAACTAAAGCAAACCCTTATTATATTCATACTGAATTAGTTGAAACATCAAACCGCAATTTATTTATGAAAAGTATCAATAATCAAGCATACTATGTTGCAATAAAACTACATCAATTCAATCTTAAACCATCTCGTGCCACTAGTAAAAAAACAGGTACTGTTTGGTTTCATAGTGAAGTTACAAAATATTTAGGTGGTACTAATCACTCTGATCCTACTGGATATTATTCTTCACATGGTTATTCATTATCAAAATTTTATAATTTAGTTGTTTATCACTATAATAACATTACTAATGAGTGGACTACTAATACAATAAATACTGATGATTCTAAGACAGTAGAAACTTACTATCAAGATATATTAAGAGAAAAAACAATTTATTCTTATGATGAATCAAAAAATGTAATCAAAAAAAATGTATCTTATTATTCTACTAAAAGCAAGCTTCTACTAAATAGAATATATCAATACATTGATAATAATATTTCAAATGTTAATGAAGTTCACTATCATGAAAAAGGTTACAGAATTAGTTATGTTAGTAAAACATATCAAAACAAAATAATTACCTATAAACAAACAAATGAATATGATGCAAAGGGTAAATTAAAATCAGTTATTCGTTATTATCGCTCTAGCAATAATAAATTAACTAGAAAATATCGTATTAACTACAAAACGAATAGCCACAAAAAAAATTATATAAACTATTTATATACAAATGGCAAGGTACGATTAAGATATGAATATATTTATAATAATCAAAGTAAATTAGTTAGTAAAAAGTCACTTGGAAATGCCTATCGATATAAAACAATTTATAAAAATGGGGTTGCAAAAAAGACTTATCGACTTAAATATAAAAGTAATGGAAAAAAAGGCAAATCAATTGTTGTAAGAAAAAGAACAGGATTTTAATAAGTTTATATAGAAGAAAGTTTTTTAGATAACTTTCTTCTTTTATTTATCCATGTAATACTTTATGTTACAATAGATAAGAAAGGAAGTGATCCAGTGTCAACAATTAAAAAGTATTCATTTGTATTTCTATTTTTCGCAATTATTTTAACAAGCGCATTACTAAGATCAACGATAGTTGTGGTTGGTCCAATAAGTGATATTTTAATAGCTGATTTAAGTATTTCAGCAACTAGTTTTGGTTTAATTACAACTATTCCATTAATTGTCTTTGCGATTAGTTCAGCAATGATTCCATTTATCGCTAGCAAAAGAGGCTTAATAAATACTTTAATTTTTGGTCTTATTTTAATAATTGCTGGTTGTTTATTAAGGTCAATTAATATTTATGGAGTATTACTGCTTGGAACAATTTTATTAGGTTTTGGTATCTCAATTGGAAATGTTTTAATACCTGCAATAATAAAAGAAAATGCTCAAGAACATAAAGCAATTTTTACAAGCTCATATTTATGTATGCAAAATATAAGTGCATCATTAGCATCAGGGTTAGCAATCTATATCACACTAAAGATTTCATGGTCATTTGCATTGGCAGTTTGGATTATTCCTGCAATAATTGCACTTATTTTATGGTTAACATTTAAAAAGACAACTTTGCCTCAAACAACAAGCACTGTAAATCTAACACCATTATCATGGAAAATGATTAAATCATTATTAAAATCACCATATGCATGGAGTTTAACATTTATTATGGCATTACAATCTGTTCTTTATTATACGAATGTTACATGGTTACCAACTATCGCAAGTGAGAATGGTTTTTCTCAAAGTTTTATTAGTTTTTTAATGATTTCATTTCAATTAATTCCATTACCTGGTCTATTTCTTGTTCCTATTTTAATTAAAAAATTAAAACAAGATAGCTATTTATTAATTGCTTCAAGTTTAATTATTGTAGTTGGTATTTTAATGATTATGTTTAGATATGAGATAAGCATGTTTTATATAGCAACTTTATTAATTTCATTAGGAACTGGTTCTTGTTTTGCATGGGTAGTTGCTTTAATTACTAATAAATCAAAGGATGGCCAACAAGCAACAAACTTGTCTGCAATGTCTCAAACTGTTGGATATTCTTTAGCAGCTATTGGTCCACTATTAGGTGGAATGTTAGTAGATATTACAAATGATTCTCGTATGATTTTATACTTTATTTTAGCTTCTGGTACTTTAATACTTTTAACAAGTATCTATATCTATTTTAAAAGAGATACTTTAAGTTTTGAATAATATTAATAATAAAAAAAATAGGATCCAATGTTTAATCAATATGATTATCTTGGATCTTTTTTTATTAAATTATTCTAACCAACGATAGCCTAATCCTCTAACTGATTTAATACTTTTCAAATTTAATTTTTTTCTTAATTCTTTAATAAAAGCATCAACTTTTCTTAAATTACCATCTCTACTCTCACGCCAAACATTTTCAATTATTTCTTCTCTTGTTAGAAGCTTATTTTTGTTCTCCAAAAATAAAACTAACAAATCAAACTCTAATTGTGTAACATGAATTGCCTCAGAATTATGATATATCATTTTTTTATCATAATTAATTTTAATTTTTTCTGCTTGAGACATTAAATCACAATCGCTGTAATCATCAAAAGATACATTTTTATTATTAAGTAAAAACATTAAACGTTGCATTGTTAGTTTAATATCTATTCTTTTACAAATAAATTCTTTAATGTTAGAACTTAAAAAATTTTGTAAGTTAACAGAACTAAAACAATCTTCTAATGAAACCATTATTATTGAATTATCTATTTTATGAATTATTTCAGCAATCTGAGTTACACTAACACTACCATATTCATGATCACAAATTACCACATCAATGTTACTTGAAGATATCATATCATTACACTCTTTAATTGAATTACAACTTTTAATATTTATTTCATTATTTTCAAAATAATAAAGCATTAATTCTATATAATCAGTATCTTTAGATAGTAATAAAATATTTGGCATTTTAAAAACCTCACTTTTTTAAAATTTTTATAAAAACATTCTTAACTATTTCTTACTTAATTATAACAATTCATCAACAAATAGTCTACTTTTTTTTCGACAATTAGTAAATATTATTTATATAATATATATTCTATAAATAAATTTTTTACTAAAATATTAATTTTAAATGACTCATATATCAACATTAGAGCATAAAAAAACTTATTAAATTACTTTAATAAGCTTTTCATAAATATTTAACCTAAAAGATTTAGGTGTTCTACTAAAATCTTAATTCCAATAAAAATTAAAATAATTCCCCCAAGAAGTTCTGACTTGTTTTTATATTTATCTCCAACGCTAGCACCTATCTTTATTCCAATAATTGATAAAATAAAAGTTATAACACCAATATAAATACATGCACTAATAATATTGACATTTAAAAAGGCAAAGGATACTCCGATTGCTAAAGCATCAATACTGGTTGCTAGTCCAAGAATAAGTAACCTTGTTATATCAATTATTTCGATATCTTCATCACTTTTAAAACTTTCATAAATCATTTTTAAACCAATGATTGCTAGCAAAGTAAAAGCAACCCAATGATCATAATCATTAATTATATTTTTAAATTGAATACCAAACAAATAACCTAACAATGGCATCAAAGCCTGAAATATACCAAATATCCCACTAATAATTAGTGCTCTTTTCATAAAATTATTTTTCAAATGTATTCCTTGAGTAATCGAAACAGCAAATGCATCCATTGCAAGTCCGATTGATAAAATAATTAGCCCTATAACACTCACTTGTATTCCCCCATATAAACAAAACCTTACTAGATTATATCACTTTTGAATAAGTAGATAAAGAATGTAGGAATTAAAAAACAGCATTCCTGCTGTTTCTCTTATTCTACTTCATCTATTGCTTCTTCTACATTAGCAACTATTTCATCTTTCAATTCAACAAACTCATTTTTTATTTTATCTGTTTTTTCATAAAACGATTCTTCTAATCCATCAAAGTCATCTTCAATTTCTGTTTTTATATCACTAATTCTACCTTTGATATATTCTGTTTTATCTAAAAAACCATCTTTAATATCATCAATAGTATCGCTACCTTTTTTTGGAGCTAATAAAATTCCTGCAACAATTCCAACTCCAAAAATTAATAATTTATCAATTTTCATCTTTTATTCTCCTTCCTTTTTTGTTGAAGCAGTTTCTTTAAATGACTTAAAAAAATCTGCTAAACTTACAAATGATTTTTTGAAATTAACAATCGTATCAATTAAATTATCTACAACTTTTAATCTTTTTGAAATATCATCTGCAATATCATCAAACTTCTTAATTGTTTGTGCTGAGTTGTTAAATAAAATAGCCAAAAATATTAATGCAACAATTCCAGCAATAGGTAAAATAATATAAATCAATAAATAACTAAGTATTGATAAAAATTCCATAACTCTCCACCTCTTTTGTGTTTATGTATGTTCAATTATTATATCATATAATAATTATTAATGATAATAGTACAAATAATATTAACAATTGATATTAAGATATGCTATAATATTACTGTTAAAAAATAAAAAAAGGAGCACAATACATGGAACAAATTTATAGTGGTAAAACAAAAGATGTCTTTTTATTAGATGATGGTAATTACTTATTAAAGTTTAAAGATGATGTTACAGGTGAAAATGGAGTTTTTGATCCTGGTTCGAATAGTATTGGATTAACGATTGAGGGAATTGGAAATAAAGGGCTTCGTTTAACAACTTTATTTTTTGAATATTTAAATGAAAACGGAATTAAAACTCATTTCATTGAAAGTGATTTTGAAAATACAACAATGAAAGTAAAACCAGCATCAGTTTTTGGTAAAGGTTTAGAAGTTATTTGTCGTAGTAAAGCAACTGGAAGTTTTATGAGAAGATATGGTGAATATGCAACAGAAGGAATGGATTTAAATCACTTTGTTGAAATAACTTTAAAAGATGATGATAGATTGGATCCACCTATTAATAAAGAAGCATTAAATGTTTTAAACATCTTATCAAATGATGAATATGAAGTATTAGTAAAACAAACTAAAGATTTAACTAAATTAGTTGAAAAAAAATTAGCTGAATTCGATATTGTTTTATATGATATAAAATTTGAATTTGGTCGTGATAAAAAAACAAATGAAATAATTTTAATTGATGAAATCTCAGGTGGAAATATGAGAGCATATAAAGATAATGAAATTCTTGAACCAATGACATTAGGAGACATTGTTTTAGGTCTTATATAAAAAGAAACAACAGCCATGAATGGTTGTTGTTTCTTCTTTTGTTGTATAATTCTCAAATTATTACTATTCATTTCTACCATAAACATTATCTATAAATAAACAAAGGATTGTGGTGCAAAATTTATTCCATATTCACTTAATGGAATTTTTTTGTCATATTTTATTATTTTATCTAACTTATACGCTATTGCTATACTTTTATTTTTAAAATATTTAAAAAAGAATTCCTCATTTACTCCACCCTCATGTCTAGTTATACTCCATAAATCATTGGGAGATTCAGATAAAATATCTGTTACTGCAGCCTCTCCTACAACTGCTGACACAGGTGCCGTGCAATAGATTATTATTTTATCTGGCTTATATTTTGCTTTAATTTTTCTGAATTCATATATTTTCTCACCTGAAAAAATTTTATTCACATATTCTGGATTAATCGATATAAGTATTTTGCACATTTTTACCACTCAATTCTATAATTTTTTTTAAATCATTAAAAACATAATTACGGCTATATGGATGACTACCTTTTGAAGACCATAAATTATTCTCTATAAGTTTTTGATATGTTACATTATTACCCTCACCAAGAGCAAAACAATATAACATGTTTATTATTATTAAATTTTTGCTTTTATTGTAATATTCATCAATCTTTTCATCAGCTAAAGTTGTTTTATTTCTTAATTTTAACTTAAAATTATTTAGCGTCATAAAAAATTTATTGTTATCTTTTACCTTTTCTGTATTTATAATTGCACAAAACCCTGTAACACA
It encodes the following:
- a CDS encoding uncharacterized protein YoxC (product_source=COG4768; cath_funfam=1.10.1420.10; cog=COG4768; transmembrane_helix_parts=Outside_1_9,TMhelix_10_32,Inside_33_90), which encodes MEFLSILSYLLIYIILPIAGIVALIFLAILFNNSAQTIKKFDDIADDISKRLKVVDNLIDTIVNFKKSFVSLADFFKSFKETASTKKEGE
- a CDS encoding phosphoribosylaminoimidazole-succinocarboxamide synthase (product_source=KO:K01923; cath_funfam=3.30.200.20,3.30.470.20; cog=COG0152; ko=KO:K01923; pfam=PF01259; superfamily=56104; tigrfam=TIGR00081), encoding MEQIYSGKTKDVFLLDDGNYLLKFKDDVTGENGVFDPGSNSIGLTIEGIGNKGLRLTTLFFEYLNENGIKTHFIESDFENTTMKVKPASVFGKGLEVICRSKATGSFMRRYGEYATEGMDLNHFVEITLKDDDRLDPPINKEALNVLNILSNDEYEVLVKQTKDLTKLVEKKLAEFDIVLYDIKFEFGRDKKTNEIILIDEISGGNMRAYKDNEILEPMTLGDIVLGLI
- a CDS encoding gas vesicle protein (product_source=COG4980; cath_funfam=1.20.1270.10; cog=COG4980; pfam=PF12732; superfamily=161266) — translated: MKIDKLLIFGVGIVAGILLAPKKGSDTIDDIKDGFLDKTEYIKGRISDIKTEIEDDFDGLEESFYEKTDKIKNEFVELKDEIVANVEEAIDEVE
- a CDS encoding putative transcriptional regulator (product_source=COG4933; cath_funfam=3.10.590.10; cog=COG4933; superfamily=88697), which encodes MCKILISINPEYVNKIFSGEKIYEFRKIKAKYKPDKIIIYCTAPVSAVVGEAAVTDILSESPNDLWSITRHEGGVNEEFFFKYFKNKSIAIAYKLDKIIKYDKKIPLSEYGINFAPQSFVYL